A stretch of the Actinomyces qiguomingii genome encodes the following:
- the rpsK gene encoding 30S ribosomal protein S11: MPPKTRSTARKPRRKDRKNVTHGHAYIKSTFNNTIVSLTDPAGSVIAWASSGQVGFKGSRKSTPYAAQLAAEAAARRAQDHGMKKVDVFVKGPGSGRETAIRSLQAAGLEVGSITDVTPQAHNGCRPPKRRRV; the protein is encoded by the coding sequence ATGCCCCCTAAGACTCGTTCCACTGCGCGTAAGCCGCGCCGCAAGGACCGTAAGAACGTCACGCACGGTCACGCCTACATCAAGTCCACCTTCAACAACACCATCGTTTCCCTGACGGATCCGGCCGGATCGGTCATCGCCTGGGCCTCCTCCGGCCAGGTCGGTTTCAAGGGCTCACGCAAGTCGACGCCGTATGCCGCCCAGCTTGCCGCCGAGGCCGCCGCCCGGCGTGCTCAGGACCACGGCATGAAGAAGGTCGACGTGTTCGTCAAGGGGCCCGGCTCCGGTCGGGAGACGGCGATCCGCTCGCTCCAGGCCGCCGGACTCGAGGTCGGCTCCATCACCGACGTCACCCCCCAGGCACACAACGGCTGCCGCCCGCCGAAGCGGCGCCGCGTCTGA
- the rpsM gene encoding 30S ribosomal protein S13, which yields MARISGVDLPREKRVEVALTYIYGIGRTRALKTLEATGVSPDTRVKDLTEDELVALRNHIDSSYQVEGDLRREVQADIRRKIEIGCYQGLRHRRHLPVRGQRTKTNARTRKGPKRTVAGKKKAK from the coding sequence GTGGCACGCATTTCCGGCGTCGACCTGCCTCGCGAGAAGCGAGTCGAGGTCGCGCTGACCTACATCTACGGAATCGGACGCACCCGCGCCCTCAAGACCCTTGAGGCCACGGGGGTGAGTCCGGACACCCGCGTGAAGGACCTGACTGAGGACGAGCTGGTCGCCCTGCGCAACCACATCGACTCCAGCTACCAGGTTGAGGGCGACCTGCGTCGTGAGGTCCAGGCGGATATCCGCCGCAAGATCGAGATCGGCTGCTACCAGGGGCTGCGCCACCGCAGGCACCTGCCGGTCCGCGGTCAGCGCACCAAGACCAACGCCCGTACCCGCAAGGGCCCCAAGCGCACCGTGGCCGGTAAGAAGAAGGCCAAGTAA
- the rpmJ gene encoding 50S ribosomal protein L36, translating to MKVKPSVKKICDNCKVIRRHGRVMVICDNPRHKQRQG from the coding sequence ATGAAGGTCAAGCCGAGCGTCAAGAAGATCTGTGACAACTGCAAGGTGATTCGTCGTCACGGCCGTGTCATGGTCATCTGTGACAACCCGCGGCACAAGCAGCGTCAGGGCTGA
- the infA gene encoding translation initiation factor IF-1, whose protein sequence is MAKKDGVIEVEGSVVEALPNAMFRVELSNGHVVLAHISGKMRQHYIRILPEDRVVVELSPYDLSRGRIVYRYK, encoded by the coding sequence ATGGCTAAGAAGGACGGCGTCATCGAGGTCGAGGGATCGGTCGTCGAGGCCCTTCCGAACGCGATGTTCCGGGTTGAGTTGAGCAACGGGCACGTCGTGCTCGCGCACATCTCGGGCAAGATGCGGCAGCACTACATCCGCATCCTGCCGGAGGACCGCGTGGTTGTTGAGCTCAGCCCCTACGACCTGTCCCGGGGCCGCATCGTCTACCGGTACAAGTGA
- a CDS encoding signal peptidase I, protein MTVAARVTETLAATAVVVGVMLLALVPAITGWVPLVVLTASMSPGMPPGSLLVVESLNRERAAHLEIGDVAAYLPTADSDVLVTHRVVGMAAGADGSVTYSFQGDANSRPDPEPVRPEQIRGLRRYHVPVLGRVLAVLSPDGKRVGRMVLVTGLALYAVSQLAAAIWERRKRRAGGAPSSVSGNTAR, encoded by the coding sequence GTGACCGTGGCGGCGAGAGTCACTGAAACGCTCGCCGCCACGGCGGTGGTGGTCGGGGTGATGCTCCTGGCCCTGGTCCCCGCCATTACCGGTTGGGTGCCGCTGGTGGTGCTGACCGCGTCGATGTCGCCCGGCATGCCGCCGGGCAGCCTGTTGGTGGTCGAGTCGCTCAACCGGGAGCGAGCGGCGCATCTGGAGATCGGCGACGTGGCCGCCTACCTGCCCACGGCGGACAGCGACGTGTTGGTAACCCATCGGGTGGTCGGGATGGCTGCTGGCGCCGACGGCAGTGTGACCTATTCATTCCAGGGTGACGCAAACTCCAGGCCCGACCCCGAGCCGGTGCGGCCGGAGCAGATTCGGGGGCTGCGGCGGTACCATGTGCCGGTGCTGGGGCGGGTATTGGCCGTGCTTTCTCCCGACGGCAAAAGAGTCGGCAGGATGGTACTCGTCACTGGACTGGCGTTGTACGCTGTGTCGCAGTTGGCGGCAGCCATATGGGAGCGGCGCAAGCGACGCGCCGGGGGTGCCCCGTCCAGTGTGTCGGGAAACACCGCCCGATAA
- a CDS encoding alternate-type signal peptide domain-containing protein: protein MSRPTRALVAIGVAAVLVTGSGATFARWYDERAIDPGRITTGSLSLSPVAGSDSWLINRADEDSDADPSVPFDPVTDRVVPGDVVSYTTQVKVSLVGKNLRASFAVLPPDAKELGDDIVAQVESAECEGANLSLLTEADNGKICTVKTTITYPIGADDTTSALPEKNLGNSAGIHGEGWQAAPQAQGRTISLDGYKLVLEQNARP from the coding sequence ATGTCTCGTCCCACTCGTGCTCTGGTGGCCATTGGTGTCGCCGCTGTGCTCGTAACCGGCTCCGGAGCCACCTTCGCCCGCTGGTACGACGAGCGTGCGATTGATCCAGGCAGGATCACCACCGGGAGTCTGTCTCTCAGTCCCGTCGCTGGCTCGGACTCCTGGCTGATCAACCGGGCCGACGAGGACTCCGACGCGGACCCGTCCGTTCCGTTCGACCCGGTGACCGATCGTGTGGTCCCCGGCGATGTGGTCAGCTACACCACCCAGGTGAAAGTGAGTCTGGTGGGCAAGAACCTGCGGGCCTCTTTCGCCGTCCTGCCTCCAGACGCCAAGGAGCTCGGCGACGACATCGTGGCCCAGGTGGAGAGTGCCGAGTGTGAGGGGGCGAATCTCAGCCTGCTCACCGAGGCGGACAACGGCAAGATTTGCACGGTCAAGACCACCATCACCTATCCGATCGGCGCTGACGACACCACCTCTGCGCTACCGGAGAAGAATCTGGGCAACTCCGCCGGCATTCACGGCGAGGGCTGGCAGGCCGCACCGCAGGCCCAGGGGCGAACCATCAGCCTCGACGGATACAAGCTTGTCCTCGAGCAGAACGCACGTCCCTAA
- a CDS encoding sialidase family protein: MRPKRFSVRRLGVLLASGALAVAGLATAVPAAAVIVDAAELDVEIVLDPDDGPKDVYDIGETIGFQLKVTNRSTQTRSVTVTDSNLTNYAGCKWRSIDPGATKTDCKSTAANRFITHVVTKEDVLTGSFTPSVTLKTQQAGYVGDTIATTGMISGEPVSVRASHFWIDSLNAQGSTDAVFRAGDEVLYTATLAGVSQQHSYVVVDSAFDAVGQCESDQAGTVSCGPLKHTITDADALNQSWQPTVTIAAVDTEGNEVHRETASAPSLSVIGDYPQAGPAPAADADPGLEGDITDPVALAESRNGVNYRIPAIATAPNGDLLVSYDERPTGNWMASGGDSPNPNSIVQRRSTDGGKTWGPPTYIHRGNPTSDTSLIEGYSDPSYVVDQQTGTIFNFHVKSFRAGLPNASSRDNNPDNRDVVHAEVSASTDNGYTWTHRVITEVVNPDRSSVWRFAASGQGIQIQHGAYAGRLVQQFTEAPYRGGPQIAFSVYSDDHGVTWQRGQGIGTHMDENKVVELSDGSLMLNSRDRDSSGRRIVATSPDGGHTWTGERIAQDLPDSRNNAQLIRAFPNAAGDDPRAKVLLFTNAPGYPGTNSWSARDRGTISVSCDDGNTWLPANQRIFQAGNTGYSTIAVQQDGRLGLVSEDNGRGIYYRSLPLSWIGSRCPSISAAPATVETGTRSVRVSVTATDAVAAAVSGTLVAVGLPAGWSASEMKLESGADAAIELALPRDAALGEHTLTVELRGDDGATLASTSGVVTVTAAARPAYVDQVAASGNGSVLWGDWDGDGHATYGVRVGTRVILYANNTPDARPLTVLVLGRASDRVYVGDWNGDGRDSLALVRGTTALLQVDPLTTAMQSQRVDRGELEVIRENGKDVLRPRA; this comes from the coding sequence ATGAGACCAAAGCGGTTCTCTGTTCGCCGGCTGGGGGTGCTGCTCGCATCTGGTGCGCTCGCCGTCGCCGGTCTGGCAACTGCCGTGCCGGCCGCCGCCGTGATAGTCGATGCTGCTGAGCTAGATGTGGAGATCGTGCTCGATCCCGACGACGGCCCAAAAGACGTCTATGACATTGGAGAGACGATCGGCTTCCAGCTGAAGGTGACCAATAGGTCCACGCAAACGCGCTCCGTGACCGTCACGGACTCCAACCTCACCAACTACGCCGGCTGCAAGTGGCGTTCCATCGATCCCGGGGCCACCAAGACGGACTGCAAGTCCACAGCAGCGAACCGTTTCATCACGCATGTGGTGACCAAGGAAGACGTCCTGACAGGTTCCTTCACGCCGAGCGTGACACTGAAGACGCAGCAGGCCGGTTATGTCGGAGACACAATCGCCACCACTGGAATGATCAGCGGGGAACCCGTATCCGTACGCGCCTCGCACTTCTGGATCGACTCCCTAAACGCTCAGGGAAGCACCGACGCCGTCTTCCGTGCCGGGGATGAGGTGCTCTATACGGCGACGCTCGCGGGCGTCTCCCAGCAGCACAGCTACGTGGTGGTCGACTCCGCCTTCGACGCCGTCGGGCAATGCGAGTCCGACCAAGCAGGAACCGTCAGCTGCGGACCCCTCAAGCACACGATCACCGATGCCGATGCCCTCAACCAGAGCTGGCAGCCGACCGTGACCATTGCCGCTGTCGATACCGAGGGCAATGAGGTGCACCGGGAGACCGCATCGGCTCCGTCGCTGAGTGTCATTGGCGATTACCCGCAGGCCGGACCCGCACCCGCTGCCGACGCCGATCCGGGCCTAGAGGGCGACATAACCGACCCGGTGGCCTTGGCGGAGAGTCGAAACGGGGTCAACTACCGGATTCCGGCCATCGCGACCGCACCGAACGGTGATCTGTTGGTCTCCTACGATGAGCGTCCCACGGGAAACTGGATGGCCAGTGGTGGCGACTCGCCCAATCCCAACTCGATCGTCCAGCGCCGTTCCACCGATGGCGGGAAGACCTGGGGGCCGCCGACCTATATCCACCGGGGCAATCCCACCTCGGACACGTCACTGATTGAGGGCTACTCGGACCCGTCGTATGTGGTGGACCAACAAACTGGCACGATCTTCAACTTCCATGTCAAGAGTTTTCGGGCAGGCCTACCTAACGCCTCGTCGCGTGACAACAACCCCGATAACCGCGACGTGGTACATGCGGAGGTCTCCGCGTCCACCGACAACGGCTACACCTGGACACACCGGGTCATTACGGAAGTGGTCAACCCGGACCGTTCCAGCGTCTGGCGCTTCGCGGCCTCAGGGCAGGGCATACAGATTCAGCACGGCGCCTACGCCGGCAGGCTGGTGCAGCAGTTCACCGAGGCTCCTTATCGTGGCGGGCCCCAGATCGCCTTCTCCGTGTACTCCGATGACCACGGTGTTACGTGGCAGCGCGGTCAGGGCATCGGCACCCATATGGATGAGAACAAGGTAGTGGAGCTGTCCGACGGCTCGCTCATGCTCAATTCCCGTGACCGTGACTCCTCCGGACGGCGCATCGTCGCCACCTCCCCCGACGGCGGACACACCTGGACCGGCGAACGAATCGCTCAGGATCTGCCGGACTCGCGTAACAACGCCCAGCTCATCCGTGCCTTCCCCAACGCCGCCGGCGACGATCCGCGAGCGAAGGTGCTGCTGTTCACCAATGCGCCGGGCTATCCGGGCACCAACTCATGGAGTGCGCGTGACCGGGGCACCATCTCGGTGTCCTGCGACGACGGGAATACCTGGCTGCCGGCCAACCAGCGCATCTTCCAGGCGGGCAACACCGGGTACTCGACGATCGCCGTCCAGCAGGACGGGCGCCTCGGACTGGTCAGTGAGGACAATGGCAGGGGCATCTATTACCGCAGCCTGCCGTTGAGCTGGATCGGATCCCGATGCCCGTCGATCAGTGCCGCACCCGCAACCGTTGAGACCGGCACGCGCAGCGTTCGGGTCTCGGTCACCGCAACCGACGCCGTGGCAGCTGCAGTCAGTGGCACGCTGGTCGCGGTCGGTCTGCCGGCCGGATGGAGTGCCTCGGAGATGAAGCTTGAGTCCGGCGCCGATGCCGCCATCGAGCTGGCGCTGCCCCGTGACGCCGCATTGGGTGAGCATACGCTCACCGTTGAGCTGCGTGGAGACGACGGTGCGACGCTGGCGAGCACTTCCGGCGTGGTGACGGTCACCGCAGCCGCCCGCCCGGCCTATGTGGATCAAGTTGCCGCCTCGGGCAATGGCAGCGTGCTTTGGGGCGACTGGGACGGTGACGGTCACGCCACTTACGGCGTGCGGGTGGGTACCCGCGTCATCCTGTATGCGAATAACACTCCTGATGCCCGACCCCTAACCGTGCTGGTGCTTGGCCGGGCCTCGGACCGGGTGTACGTGGGTGACTGGAATGGCGACGGCCGGGACAGCCTCGCGCTCGTACGCGGGACCACGGCATTGCTGCAAGTCGATCCGCTGACCACCGCCATGCAGTCGCAGAGGGTGGACAGGGGCGAACTCGAGGTGATCCGCGAGAACGGCAAGGACGTACTGCGCCCCAGGGCCTGA
- the map gene encoding type I methionyl aminopeptidase produces MLTRERIQLKSPDQVRHMRRAGLVVADIHAALREAVRPGITTGELDAVSADVIARAGARSNFLGYHDYPATVCISVNDEVVHGIPGQRVLRAGDLVTFDCGAYISDDDGVQWHGDAAFTTVVGGSYATDADRVLDTTTRRALWDAIAALARGVAGDAGGRAGRLNVVGDAVEAAVAATIEQEGVRLGILEDYVGHGIGTAMHMAPDVLNYSVKRKGPRLRPGMVLAIEPMLTLGSAEVDELDDGWTVVTRDGARAAQWEHTVALVPGGVWVLTDPDGGVEGLAPYGLQPRPLD; encoded by the coding sequence ATGCTGACGCGTGAACGCATTCAGCTTAAGAGCCCCGACCAGGTAAGGCACATGCGCCGAGCCGGTCTCGTGGTCGCGGATATCCATGCTGCCCTGCGGGAGGCGGTGCGCCCCGGCATCACCACAGGAGAACTGGACGCGGTTTCCGCCGACGTCATTGCCCGCGCCGGAGCGCGCTCCAACTTCCTGGGCTACCACGACTACCCGGCAACCGTGTGCATCTCCGTCAACGATGAGGTGGTCCACGGAATCCCCGGCCAGCGGGTGCTCCGGGCCGGCGACCTGGTCACCTTCGACTGCGGTGCCTACATCTCCGACGACGACGGCGTCCAGTGGCACGGTGACGCTGCCTTCACCACGGTTGTCGGCGGCAGCTATGCCACCGATGCCGACCGGGTGCTGGATACCACCACCCGACGGGCACTGTGGGATGCCATCGCCGCTCTCGCCCGCGGCGTCGCCGGCGACGCCGGCGGGCGGGCCGGAAGGCTGAATGTTGTGGGTGACGCTGTTGAGGCCGCAGTCGCGGCGACGATCGAGCAGGAGGGCGTGCGCCTGGGGATCCTGGAGGACTACGTGGGTCACGGGATCGGCACCGCCATGCACATGGCCCCGGATGTGCTCAACTACTCGGTCAAGCGCAAGGGCCCCAGGCTACGGCCCGGCATGGTGCTAGCCATTGAGCCGATGCTGACCTTGGGCTCAGCGGAGGTGGACGAGCTTGACGACGGCTGGACCGTGGTCACGCGGGATGGCGCCCGCGCGGCGCAGTGGGAGCACACGGTTGCGCTTGTTCCCGGGGGAGTGTGGGTGCTCACCGACCCTGACGGGGGAGTGGAGGGCTTGGCCCCCTACGGCCTGCAGCCCCGCCCCCTCGACTGA
- a CDS encoding adenylate kinase, with product MSARMVILGPPGAGKGTQAARICERLGIPAISTGDIFRANVAGGTELGRQAKQYMDAGEYVPDSVTNAMVADRLSADDAADGFLLDGYPRTEAQVHELDTMLAAAELALDVVLEITADAEVVVQRLLGRAAEQGRADDTEPVIRRRLEVYAEQTEPLAAVYERRGLLVRVDGVGELDQVTDRIMTALAARGVTA from the coding sequence ATGAGCGCACGCATGGTCATCCTCGGCCCGCCCGGGGCCGGCAAGGGTACCCAGGCCGCCCGCATCTGCGAGCGGCTGGGCATCCCCGCCATCTCCACCGGCGACATCTTCCGTGCCAATGTGGCCGGCGGCACCGAGCTGGGCCGACAGGCCAAGCAGTACATGGACGCCGGAGAGTACGTGCCGGACTCGGTCACCAACGCCATGGTCGCCGACCGTCTATCCGCCGACGACGCCGCCGATGGCTTCCTACTGGACGGTTACCCTCGCACCGAGGCGCAGGTCCACGAGCTCGACACCATGCTCGCCGCAGCTGAGCTCGCCCTGGATGTGGTCCTGGAGATCACCGCCGACGCCGAGGTGGTGGTGCAGCGCCTGCTGGGGCGCGCCGCCGAGCAGGGGCGCGCCGACGACACCGAGCCGGTGATTCGGCGACGGCTGGAGGTGTACGCCGAGCAGACCGAGCCCCTGGCGGCTGTGTACGAGCGGCGGGGCCTGCTGGTGCGTGTGGACGGTGTGGGTGAGCTGGATCAGGTCACCGACCGCATCATGACGGCGTTGGCTGCCCGCGGCGTAACCGCCTGA
- the secY gene encoding preprotein translocase subunit SecY: MFSAFIQAFKTPDLRRKLLFTLGIMALFRIGSVLPTPGVHLANVQICVGESQDEGLLGLINVFSGGALLQLSVFALGIMPYITASIIIQLLRVVIPRFEELHKEGQSGTAKLTEYTRYLTIGLGVLQSATIVATAANGNLFTGCSVPVIPDDSPLNLALMIVTMTAGTGLIMWLGELITEHGIGNGMSLLIFTSIVAGMPQNLFSILGGSGGPSRFLAVVAVILVATLAVVFVEQATRRIPVQYAKRMVGRRQYGGSTTYIPIKINTAGVIPVIFASSLLAMPQLVAQFGSPTSSWVQWIATNLRQTDTIYLVAYGALVFAFTFFYTAITFNSEEIADNMKRYGGFIPGIRAGEPTVRYLSYVINRITAAGAVYLLILALLPTLAVMQLGLSQNLPFGGTTILIMVGVGLQTVKEINSQLQQRHYEGFLA, translated from the coding sequence GTGTTCAGTGCGTTCATCCAGGCGTTCAAGACGCCGGATTTGAGGAGAAAACTCCTGTTCACCCTGGGAATTATGGCGTTGTTCCGGATCGGCTCGGTGCTGCCCACTCCCGGTGTGCATCTGGCCAACGTGCAGATCTGTGTGGGGGAGAGCCAGGATGAGGGCCTGCTCGGGTTGATCAACGTCTTCTCCGGCGGCGCCCTACTGCAGCTGAGCGTTTTCGCGTTGGGCATCATGCCCTACATCACAGCCTCCATCATCATCCAGCTGCTACGCGTGGTGATCCCGCGTTTCGAGGAGCTGCACAAGGAGGGCCAATCGGGCACCGCCAAGCTGACCGAGTACACCCGCTACCTGACCATCGGGCTGGGCGTGCTGCAGTCGGCCACGATCGTGGCCACTGCCGCCAACGGCAACCTGTTCACCGGTTGCTCGGTGCCGGTGATCCCCGACGACTCGCCGTTGAATCTGGCGTTGATGATCGTGACCATGACCGCCGGCACCGGCCTGATCATGTGGCTCGGAGAGCTAATCACCGAGCACGGCATCGGCAACGGCATGTCGCTGCTGATCTTCACCTCGATTGTTGCCGGCATGCCGCAGAACCTCTTCTCCATTCTGGGTGGCTCCGGCGGTCCGTCTCGCTTCCTGGCGGTGGTGGCCGTCATCCTGGTGGCTACGCTGGCGGTGGTTTTCGTTGAGCAGGCCACGCGACGCATTCCCGTCCAGTACGCCAAGCGCATGGTTGGGCGGCGTCAGTACGGCGGGTCGACCACCTATATCCCTATCAAGATCAACACCGCGGGCGTCATCCCGGTGATTTTTGCTTCCTCACTGCTGGCCATGCCGCAGTTGGTGGCGCAGTTCGGCAGCCCCACCAGCTCCTGGGTGCAGTGGATCGCTACGAACCTGCGGCAGACCGACACGATCTATCTGGTGGCTTATGGTGCACTGGTCTTCGCTTTCACCTTCTTCTACACGGCCATCACCTTCAATTCCGAGGAGATCGCCGATAACATGAAGCGGTACGGCGGCTTCATCCCGGGCATCCGGGCCGGAGAGCCGACCGTGCGCTACCTCAGCTATGTCATCAACCGGATCACCGCGGCCGGAGCCGTCTACCTGCTGATCCTCGCGCTGTTGCCGACGCTGGCTGTGATGCAGCTGGGGCTGTCCCAGAATCTGCCGTTCGGCGGTACGACCATCCTGATCATGGTGGGGGTCGGTTTGCAGACGGTCAAGGAAATCAACTCCCAGCTGCAGCAGCGGCACTACGAAGGGTTCCTAGCATGA
- a CDS encoding transposase produces the protein MEFPCLEIAWLHNACVWRELLGVRGCRTGVRRRFGFEGLVRVGVCLRARPIVQVDRVGFCGCWGWCGYGSGRLPASYLDRVSAVGPSESAFQVVHPQAGGPTAGRWSIRGRLSGQQPHRRQDPEGQGLKTLETGLPDTLEELKSAGQTLNQRRKDILAYFDHPGIFNGPTEAVNAPPGTLTRHRPGLAEPDQLHHPRPHPRRRLPQPAATPSNLKSRFGGAGAGRRDRYPVSQRRTGVACAAERGSVTQGCTLRFSRGYRPGVCLCVTGVDRRDAPHPQPAVHQETECSVRSSRRSRRRI, from the coding sequence ATGGAGTTTCCGTGTCTGGAGATCGCCTGGCTTCACAACGCGTGCGTGTGGCGGGAACTTCTAGGTGTGCGCGGTTGCCGTACCGGAGTTCGGCGGCGCTTCGGGTTTGAGGGCTTGGTTCGTGTGGGTGTGTGTTTGCGGGCCCGTCCCATCGTTCAGGTGGACCGGGTTGGTTTCTGTGGTTGTTGGGGGTGGTGTGGGTATGGGTCCGGTCGGCTGCCGGCCTCGTACTTGGACCGGGTTTCTGCCGTTGGACCGTCTGAGAGTGCGTTTCAGGTGGTCCATCCGCAGGCAGGTGGTCCAACCGCAGGCAGGTGGTCCATCCGTGGCCGCCTATCGGGCCAACAACCTCACCGAAGGCAAGACCCAGAAGGACAAGGCCTCAAGACCCTCGAGACCGGTTTGCCTGACACCCTCGAAGAGCTGAAGTCGGCGGGCCAGACGCTGAACCAGCGGCGCAAGGACATACTCGCCTACTTCGACCATCCCGGCATCTTCAACGGGCCCACCGAAGCGGTCAACGCACCGCCTGGAACCTTGACGCGGCATCGCCCTGGGCTTGCCGAACCTGACCAATTGCATCACCCGCGGCCTCATCCACGTCGGAGGCTTCCGCAACCAGCTGCTACACCCTCGAACCTGAAGAGCCGGTTTGGCGGGGCCGGGGCAGGGCGGCGTGACCGATACCCCGTTTCGCAGCGACGTACGGGCGTGGCGTGTGCGGCCGAGAGGGGTAGTGTGACCCAGGGCTGCACTCTGCGGTTCTCCCGCGGGTACCGCCCGGGCGTCTGTCTATGCGTCACAGGTGTGGACAGACGCGATGCCCCACATCCACAACCAGCCGTCCATCAGGAGACCGAGTGTTCAGTGCGTTCATCCAGGCGTTCAAGACGCCGGATTTGA
- the rplO gene encoding 50S ribosomal protein L15, with product MADTNKQEEGRVIRLHDLRPAPGAKKAKTRVGRGEASKGKTAGRGTKGTKARNRVRPGFEGGQMPLHMRLPKLRGFRNPNRVEYQPVNVGRIAELFPAGGTVTVEDLVAKGAVRKGRLVKVLGGGEVTVKLDLTVDAWSNSAKEKVEAAGGTLAGR from the coding sequence ATGGCTGACACGAACAAGCAGGAGGAGGGCCGGGTCATCCGGCTGCACGACCTCCGCCCCGCACCGGGGGCGAAGAAGGCCAAGACCCGCGTGGGTCGTGGTGAGGCCTCCAAGGGCAAGACCGCCGGTCGCGGAACCAAGGGCACCAAGGCCCGCAACCGGGTGCGTCCCGGTTTCGAGGGCGGGCAGATGCCCCTGCACATGCGGCTTCCCAAGCTGCGCGGCTTCCGCAACCCGAACCGGGTGGAGTACCAGCCCGTCAACGTGGGACGTATCGCTGAGCTGTTCCCGGCCGGCGGCACCGTCACCGTTGAGGATCTGGTCGCCAAGGGCGCGGTGCGCAAGGGCCGGCTCGTGAAGGTGCTGGGCGGCGGCGAGGTGACGGTCAAACTTGACCTCACCGTCGACGCCTGGTCGAACTCCGCAAAGGAGAAGGTCGAGGCCGCGGGCGGAACGCTGGCGGGCCGCTGA
- the rpmD gene encoding 50S ribosomal protein L30: protein MADAATAKTQHDARQIKVTQVRSGIGGTRRQRETLKALGLRRIRQSVVREDNPSVRGMIAKVAHLVTVEEA, encoded by the coding sequence ATGGCTGACGCCGCAACTGCAAAGACACAGCACGACGCCCGGCAGATCAAGGTCACCCAGGTCCGCTCCGGGATCGGGGGTACCCGCCGCCAGCGCGAGACCCTCAAGGCCCTTGGCCTGCGCCGGATCCGCCAGTCCGTGGTCCGCGAGGACAACCCGTCCGTGCGCGGCATGATCGCCAAGGTGGCGCACCTCGTCACCGTTGAGGAGGCCTGA
- the rpsE gene encoding 30S ribosomal protein S5, whose translation MAAPQRDRSASSDGSARREGERGEGRARRDRNNDRRDRGTGRGNDDKYIERVVTINRVSKVVKGGRRFTFTALVVVGDGEGTVGVGYGKAKEVPAAIAKAVEAAKKEFFNVPMIRRTIPHLVQGEDAAGIVLLRPASPGTGVIAGGPVRAVLECAGVHDILSKSLGSSNAINIVHATVAALKQLEQPESVAVRRGLPLEEIAPQSMLRARAEGEAAKRAEAEKKEAEKAAEGVGA comes from the coding sequence ATGGCTGCACCGCAGCGAGACAGGTCCGCGTCGTCTGACGGCTCGGCCCGGCGTGAGGGCGAGCGCGGCGAGGGCCGCGCGCGTCGCGACCGCAACAACGATCGCCGCGACCGGGGCACCGGCCGTGGCAATGACGACAAGTACATCGAGCGTGTCGTCACCATCAACCGCGTGTCCAAGGTCGTCAAGGGCGGCCGCCGCTTCACCTTCACGGCGCTGGTCGTGGTTGGTGACGGAGAGGGCACCGTCGGCGTCGGCTACGGCAAGGCGAAGGAGGTCCCCGCGGCTATCGCCAAGGCCGTTGAGGCGGCGAAGAAGGAGTTCTTCAACGTCCCGATGATCCGCCGCACCATTCCGCACCTGGTTCAGGGTGAGGACGCCGCTGGCATTGTGCTGCTGCGCCCGGCCTCACCCGGTACCGGAGTTATCGCCGGTGGCCCGGTTCGCGCCGTCCTGGAGTGCGCGGGCGTGCACGACATCCTGTCGAAGTCGCTCGGCTCTTCGAACGCGATCAACATCGTCCACGCGACGGTCGCCGCGCTCAAGCAGCTCGAGCAGCCCGAGTCGGTCGCGGTGCGCCGTGGTCTGCCCCTGGAGGAGATTGCGCCGCAGTCGATGCTGCGCGCCCGGGCCGAGGGCGAGGCTGCCAAGCGCGCAGAGGCCGAGAAGAAGGAGGCCGAGAAGGCCGCTGAAGGAGTGGGTGCGTGA
- the rplR gene encoding 50S ribosomal protein L18, giving the protein MAYAIKRDKTKNVARKIRHQRVRKRVSGTAERPRLVVSRSNRHMVAQVIDDTIGHTLCSASTHEAAAQGVEGHKVGAARRVGELVAERAKALGIEKVVFDRGGYKYHGRVAAVAEGAREGGLDF; this is encoded by the coding sequence ATGGCTTATGCGATCAAGAGGGACAAGACCAAGAACGTTGCCCGCAAGATCCGCCACCAGCGCGTGCGCAAGCGCGTGTCCGGCACTGCCGAGCGCCCCCGCCTGGTTGTCAGCCGCTCCAACCGGCACATGGTGGCTCAGGTCATCGACGACACCATCGGACATACGCTCTGCTCGGCCTCCACCCACGAGGCCGCCGCTCAGGGCGTTGAGGGCCACAAGGTCGGCGCGGCCCGCCGCGTCGGTGAGCTAGTGGCCGAGCGCGCCAAGGCGCTGGGTATTGAGAAGGTCGTGTTCGACCGTGGTGGATACAAGTATCACGGTCGCGTGGCGGCCGTAGCGGAGGGCGCCCGCGAGGGCGGCTTGGATTTCTGA